A single window of Flavobacteriales bacterium DNA harbors:
- a CDS encoding response regulator, translating into MLNILIIDDDDGDRKQISRALKQSGIPCLVTEAENVEDALEKSEHHLFDCAFIDYNMPKFNGLAGIEALREKFPYTALVMSSGEGDEMVASEAIKRGAVDYVPKRFITKDSIHRIVKHSLEKVDLQQRVDEQRQALENFAKILAHDLKAPIRNISAMGAMMRKLVEQGDFEKAFQLYEQVERLGNRAVELIDTLHEYNQVSGGEVSFGHVAMQTALNNAKENLAMIIGERNANVTNELLPHVHGNEPQLSQLLQNLIANSIKFCDAEVPEIHVSAEDLDLEWLICVQDNGIGIPQDLQKVVFEPFKRAHTGRKYAGTGLGLSTCRKIIDRHEGSIWCESKEGEGTSFYFTLPKK; encoded by the coding sequence ATGCTGAACATACTTATTATTGACGATGACGACGGTGATCGCAAACAGATCAGCCGTGCATTGAAACAATCCGGAATTCCCTGCCTTGTAACCGAAGCGGAAAATGTTGAAGATGCACTGGAAAAAAGTGAGCACCACCTTTTCGATTGTGCCTTCATTGACTACAACATGCCGAAGTTCAATGGCCTGGCAGGCATTGAAGCATTGCGTGAGAAATTCCCTTATACCGCACTGGTGATGTCCAGCGGTGAGGGAGATGAGATGGTTGCATCCGAGGCGATCAAAAGAGGTGCCGTGGATTATGTCCCGAAAAGATTCATTACCAAAGATTCCATCCACCGCATTGTTAAACATTCCCTGGAAAAAGTTGATCTCCAGCAAAGGGTGGATGAGCAAAGACAGGCATTGGAAAACTTTGCCAAGATACTGGCCCATGACCTCAAAGCTCCCATCCGTAATATTTCCGCCATGGGCGCGATGATGCGCAAACTGGTGGAGCAGGGCGATTTTGAGAAGGCCTTTCAGTTGTACGAACAGGTGGAGAGACTGGGCAACCGTGCGGTGGAACTCATCGATACCCTGCATGAATACAACCAGGTGTCCGGAGGAGAAGTATCCTTCGGGCATGTTGCCATGCAAACGGCACTTAACAATGCAAAGGAAAACCTGGCAATGATCATCGGGGAGCGCAATGCAAACGTCACCAATGAACTTTTACCGCACGTTCACGGAAATGAACCGCAACTTTCGCAGCTCCTTCAAAACCTGATCGCCAACAGCATCAAATTCTGTGATGCGGAGGTTCCTGAAATTCACGTGAGCGCTGAAGACCTGGATCTCGAGTGGTTGATATGCGTGCAGGACAATGGAATCGGCATACCGCAAGACCTGCAAAAAGTGGTGTTTGAGCCTTTCAAACGGGCGCACACGGGCCGCAAATATGCCGGAACCGGACTTGGGCTTTCAACATGCCGGAAGATCATTGATCGACACGAAGGTTCCATCTGGTGCGAGTCCAAGGAAGGGGAGGGAACATCCTTCTATTTTACACTGCCCAAGAAATAG
- a CDS encoding response regulator translates to MSILLENNSRPINIFLVEDDDGDAKAVNRAFSKAKIANPIIRAEDGIDALEILRGENGKEKPPVPFILFVDLNMPRMNGIQLIQEMRKDPELKKCIVFVLTTSKSDDDKIKAYDLNVAGYIVKETAGQDFLKLVDLVDIYWRIIELPTPRS, encoded by the coding sequence ATGTCTATACTTCTTGAAAACAACAGTCGACCCATCAATATTTTTTTGGTGGAAGATGACGACGGCGATGCAAAAGCCGTCAATCGCGCATTTAGCAAAGCGAAAATCGCCAATCCCATCATTCGTGCAGAAGATGGAATAGATGCCCTCGAAATACTCCGGGGTGAAAACGGTAAAGAAAAGCCACCCGTGCCTTTTATCCTTTTCGTTGATCTGAACATGCCCAGGATGAACGGCATTCAGCTCATTCAGGAAATGCGCAAGGATCCTGAACTCAAAAAGTGCATCGTATTCGTGCTTACCACTTCAAAAAGCGATGACGATAAAATCAAGGCATACGACCTGAACGTTGCAGGGTATATCGTGAAGGAAACGGCAGGTCAGGATTTCCTGAAGCTGGTGGATCTGGTGGATATCTATTGGCGGATCATCGAACTTCCCACTCCCCGGTCATAA
- a CDS encoding PAS domain S-box protein, with translation MGKNINMLMPEPYHAEHDGYLQNYYNTGERKIIGIERQVKGRRKDGSEFPLELSISEVKLDHNRRVFTGITRDITARKAAEAERERLIAALERSNKELDEFAYVASHDLKAPLRVIDNASRWLEEDLGDSLDEDSKENIQLMRNRVTRMEKLLDDLLAYSRVGRKMNRDYQEEVAGDVLLNDVLALVMMPEGFSIRVDPGFNECKLMRMPLQQIFLNLINNAIKHHDKKTGTIDVSVEDLGNQYRFSVKDDGPGIPPEFHEQVFKMFQTLQSRDRVEGSGMGLAIVRKQIEHFGGTMTLESEEGKGATFHFTWPKKTIENPINLN, from the coding sequence GTGGGTAAGAACATCAACATGCTGATGCCCGAACCTTATCACGCTGAACATGATGGATACCTTCAGAATTACTACAACACCGGTGAAAGAAAGATCATCGGCATCGAACGGCAGGTGAAAGGTAGACGCAAAGACGGATCCGAGTTTCCGTTGGAACTTTCCATCAGCGAAGTAAAACTGGACCACAACCGCCGTGTGTTTACTGGTATTACCCGTGATATCACAGCGAGGAAAGCTGCGGAAGCGGAACGCGAACGGCTGATCGCAGCATTGGAACGAAGCAACAAAGAGCTGGATGAATTCGCCTATGTGGCTTCGCATGACCTGAAAGCCCCTCTCCGCGTGATCGACAATGCGTCCCGCTGGCTAGAGGAAGACCTGGGCGATAGCCTTGATGAGGATAGCAAAGAAAACATCCAGCTCATGCGCAACCGGGTAACACGCATGGAAAAGTTGCTGGATGACCTGCTGGCTTATTCACGCGTGGGAAGGAAAATGAACCGCGACTATCAGGAAGAGGTGGCAGGTGATGTGTTGTTGAATGATGTTCTCGCTCTGGTTATGATGCCCGAAGGATTTTCTATCCGTGTAGATCCCGGTTTTAATGAATGTAAGTTGATGCGAATGCCCCTCCAGCAAATATTCTTGAACCTCATCAATAACGCCATCAAGCATCACGATAAGAAAACCGGCACCATCGATGTGTCTGTGGAAGACCTTGGCAATCAATACCGGTTCTCGGTCAAAGACGACGGCCCCGGTATTCCTCCCGAGTTCCATGAGCAGGTCTTTAAGATGTTTCAAACCCTCCAGTCAAGGGACCGGGTGGAAGGGAGCGGAATGGGACTGGCGATCGTGCGGAAACAAATCGAACATTTCGGCGGAACCATGACCCTGGAATCAGAGGAAGGCAAAGGTGCAACCTTCCACTTCACCTGGCCCAAGAAAACCATTGAGAACCCGATAAACCTGAACTAA
- a CDS encoding cache and HAMP domain-containing protein — protein MRTLRGKIIFLTCCIVAGVSLLMGVYNYLLTVDNTMKMAIEGLAGETRLMAAHFRNGYDEMKNDLFVVSRTPPVQGMIRSMNNGDLDPLDQSTTSLWRHRMETIFKSVMDKRPHYTQMRYIGMADGGLELVRVNRNDSLLESVSPDMLQMKGEEPYMKATSGLDDGQVYFSEVTYNREHGKEDGTHLLTVRAIVPVYDERNVQFGVIVINADYQSLLRYVFAEIATDKQTFVVNQAGDYMQYMPGKGVTAFEYHNGYSTAPPDFIQKILGHPVKENYFLDDVHVDYVYRMGIPNASRNAYLDVVVRVPKKELLADAYQAQRETMVLALVLLGLSLLAATLFARRLTVPLRRMTENIKHAATSGESPVLPLELRDEIGELARAFHSLANELKESEAKSRAFLQYANDGSLPSTKGQSLKATTPPASEFSGTRRMRWWVRTSTC, from the coding sequence ATGAGAACACTTCGCGGTAAAATCATTTTTCTCACCTGCTGCATTGTGGCGGGTGTGTCTCTTCTGATGGGTGTATACAACTACCTGCTGACAGTTGACAACACCATGAAAATGGCCATTGAAGGACTCGCAGGTGAAACACGCCTTATGGCCGCTCACTTTCGCAACGGGTACGATGAAATGAAAAATGACCTGTTCGTGGTGTCCAGAACGCCCCCTGTCCAAGGGATGATCAGAAGCATGAACAACGGCGACCTGGATCCATTGGATCAGTCCACCACCAGCCTGTGGCGTCACCGCATGGAAACCATTTTCAAGTCGGTTATGGACAAACGACCGCATTACACACAAATGCGCTACATCGGAATGGCGGATGGCGGATTGGAACTGGTGCGGGTAAACCGAAACGACAGCCTTTTGGAGTCTGTTTCTCCAGACATGTTGCAAATGAAAGGTGAAGAACCATACATGAAAGCCACAAGTGGACTGGATGACGGACAGGTTTATTTCTCAGAGGTAACATACAACCGTGAACATGGGAAAGAGGATGGAACACATTTACTTACAGTAAGGGCAATCGTGCCCGTATATGACGAAAGGAATGTTCAGTTTGGCGTGATTGTGATCAATGCCGATTACCAGTCGCTCCTTCGGTACGTGTTCGCTGAAATAGCAACCGATAAGCAAACCTTCGTTGTGAACCAGGCCGGTGATTACATGCAGTACATGCCGGGTAAAGGCGTTACCGCCTTTGAATACCACAATGGTTATTCCACAGCTCCGCCTGATTTCATACAAAAGATCTTAGGGCATCCTGTGAAGGAAAACTATTTCCTGGATGATGTTCATGTGGATTATGTATACCGGATGGGCATTCCAAATGCCAGCCGGAACGCATACTTGGATGTGGTGGTAAGGGTGCCGAAAAAAGAACTGCTGGCGGATGCCTATCAGGCACAGCGGGAAACGATGGTGCTTGCCTTGGTTCTGTTGGGGCTTTCCCTGTTAGCAGCTACGTTGTTTGCGCGTAGGCTGACTGTTCCGCTTCGGCGCATGACGGAAAACATCAAACACGCTGCAACCAGTGGTGAGAGTCCTGTGTTGCCGTTGGAGTTACGCGACGAAATCGGTGAGCTGGCACGTGCATTTCATAGCCTCGCCAATGAATTAAAGGAAAGTGAAGCCAAATCAAGGGCGTTTCTTCAGTACGCCAATGACGGATCATTACCATCAACGAAAGGGCAATCATTGAAAGCTACAACCCCGCCAGCGTCCGAATTTTCGGGTACACGGAGGATGAGGTGGTGGGTAAGAACATCAACATGCTGA
- a CDS encoding DUF922 domain-containing protein has translation MKWLLALICTLSTLLPAHAQEVDSVLWSAARPLTWDDFKGPVPENTAFKALTDYKISFKGHVDPNRYTKKGSKQPLVVYDVICQFNTNNSWVVKGSETDVLLKHEQTHFDIAEWHARDLRKKLAELDPDEASGGRAVTKLFQLVSRECRAIQDRYDRETDHGVNAEKQKEWESKVSKELKKLDKYAL, from the coding sequence ATGAAGTGGTTGCTGGCCTTGATATGTACGCTTTCTACACTGTTACCTGCCCATGCCCAGGAGGTGGATTCCGTCCTTTGGTCGGCTGCCAGACCGCTTACCTGGGACGACTTCAAAGGCCCCGTACCCGAAAACACAGCATTCAAGGCGCTGACCGATTACAAGATCAGCTTCAAAGGACACGTAGACCCGAACCGGTATACCAAAAAGGGTTCCAAGCAACCGCTGGTTGTGTATGATGTGATCTGCCAGTTCAATACGAACAACTCATGGGTTGTGAAAGGATCAGAAACAGATGTTTTGCTGAAACATGAACAAACACATTTCGATATCGCCGAATGGCATGCAAGGGACTTAAGAAAAAAATTAGCAGAACTGGACCCCGATGAAGCGTCAGGAGGAAGGGCCGTTACCAAACTGTTCCAGCTGGTGTCCCGGGAATGCCGGGCCATACAGGACCGGTACGACAGGGAAACGGACCATGGAGTGAACGCCGAGAAACAGAAGGAGTGGGAGAGCAAAGTGAGCAAGGAGTTGAAGAAACTCGACAAGTATGCGTTGTGA
- a CDS encoding M28 family peptidase, with amino-acid sequence MKNCMAILCLSLLLPGPAIAQDMPYAREVVQTLASESFQGRGYVGYGNKRAAEYMCSQFEQIGLKPLKKSYIQPFTTPVNTFPGKMELTLDGSEKTPGIDFLIDAGSPGIQGTYHTVTLTIEQMLDLNRLTAQLKTASGKFLVIPAYNKDDYSKEQQSQIADVINFVKYGKDCPAAGSIVCTNDKLTWDASTTRSLKPSFTIVNDSTHLNIQEVKVDVENTFIPKFESQNIIGYTEGENPDSLIVFVAHYDHIGMMGESTIFPGANDNASGVAMLLNMAKYYQTKKPKYNMVFIAFGGEELGLVGSKYFVEHPLFKLSKIKFLINFDLAGTGEEGIQVVNGKQYKDRFDRLVEINKDHNLLAQVKIRGEACNSDHCLFYMKKVPCFFIYTLGGIKAYHDVFDKSETLPLTEFEDYFKLVTLFVNGL; translated from the coding sequence ATGAAAAACTGCATGGCCATATTATGTCTGTCGCTGCTATTGCCTGGTCCAGCCATCGCACAAGACATGCCATACGCAAGGGAAGTTGTTCAAACGTTGGCATCGGAATCGTTCCAGGGCAGGGGATATGTGGGATACGGAAACAAACGGGCGGCGGAGTATATGTGTTCGCAATTTGAACAGATCGGGTTGAAGCCATTGAAGAAATCATACATCCAACCCTTCACCACGCCGGTCAACACGTTCCCGGGCAAAATGGAATTGACGCTGGATGGCTCCGAAAAAACACCCGGGATTGATTTTCTGATTGATGCCGGGTCGCCGGGTATCCAGGGAACCTATCATACGGTTACCCTCACCATCGAGCAGATGTTGGACCTCAACCGGCTAACGGCACAACTGAAGACGGCATCGGGAAAATTTCTTGTGATCCCGGCCTATAATAAGGATGATTATTCCAAGGAACAACAGAGCCAGATCGCGGATGTAATCAACTTTGTTAAATATGGAAAGGATTGCCCGGCCGCCGGTTCGATTGTATGCACCAACGACAAACTCACCTGGGATGCATCAACCACACGCTCCTTGAAGCCATCCTTCACCATTGTCAATGACAGCACCCACCTGAACATACAGGAAGTGAAGGTGGATGTGGAGAACACATTCATCCCGAAGTTTGAGTCACAAAACATCATTGGATACACGGAAGGCGAGAACCCGGATTCTCTGATCGTGTTTGTGGCCCATTACGACCACATCGGAATGATGGGGGAGAGTACGATATTTCCCGGCGCCAACGACAATGCCAGCGGTGTTGCGATGTTGCTCAACATGGCGAAGTACTATCAAACGAAAAAACCGAAATACAATATGGTGTTCATTGCTTTCGGCGGTGAAGAGCTCGGTTTGGTGGGATCAAAGTATTTCGTGGAGCATCCGCTGTTCAAACTTTCTAAGATCAAATTCCTGATCAACTTTGACCTTGCCGGCACAGGGGAAGAAGGGATCCAGGTGGTGAACGGCAAGCAATACAAAGACAGGTTCGATCGCCTGGTTGAGATCAACAAGGATCACAACCTGCTGGCCCAGGTGAAAATCAGGGGCGAGGCCTGCAACAGCGACCACTGCTTGTTTTACATGAAGAAGGTACCCTGCTTTTTCATTTACACCCTCGGCGGCATCAAAGCCTATCACGACGTTTTTGATAAGTCCGAAACGCTTCCGCTGACCGAATTTGAAGATTATTTTAAACTGGTTACGTTGTTTGTTAATGGGTTGTGA
- a CDS encoding T9SS type A sorting domain-containing protein has translation MKKIRYMLWVMAVLITRQGMAQTDWEFVGPRSTNKTADNGFETAQFNNITIDPYNPYHLFAGSWWGGLWESTDRGANWSPVDIRPMNCNGVSAVTFISNTQVIIGDSYQESRYGSNNDICRTYSKAVWLYNFQTSTWTSLGSLPAPPVIPFCIKSIAVYPGNANYLFVCTSGGLFRSSNAGVSWSAIAAANDWVENILFVQQGGSGNYSAYIAGSSGGAMHLGNDLFPGGTVMVKESTNITGGSPTFTDLSSNFSIPDSLSVAKMCKAPADASNNVQIFLYTLTTDTASFSRGQAYILSFKKNISSGVLSGYNNLTPNGAGSHGSATRIAVAYDSTNNAVWFGGVTLSYFKVNTSQFEEAVYPYYWYAPGYLHTDLHDFQIQSFDSQLEIYVACDGGISRSIIGTFLNGVPPPSPDTLKLYFKNINNGLHMSMVRGFSGSEANPNVYALGGQDIINADIYDAATGKNRYTHQTWENDGALIDKYDDNNMFFDARSYDALYYTSENGGATIEGTKSFYHPAPGNTFTQGNAEGHIGGPNFAFRQFFQDPYRPGRIYHSKSHRGISQYDPVSKTFVYKIEPWLIQPNLDWNCYMGEWKIKSWDAVKGMSFSPETPNSFYFITNGDAASATCPSRPSVLKYIGNNFDDCWNGHNLATYTDGAGTHSQWQNITPSWRDLGITADKDSLGINFIEIATSPWNKDVIYVMLTVPHHPEYAVLKYDGASWSNYSQGLPADEVGFSMIMDYQSNDGLYLSTNKRIYYREANPVSQWTPFKTGMPYVPAPQVEVNYSENTVRAGTFGRGIWKTGLKCPDLEILSFNNTTVAPGYSQAMTITATNTTIVPGKTIFRAANSITLNPNFIADASAGDLMFFGYIHGCSGPGNSLEVVHNDLMDVIQGMEEEELEAEGGVVAIPNPSNGTLTLSFDGEGEKDVFIYDLKGGLVFKKENICGSSLKVDISDQPRGVYVTKVVAGNHIFTGKILVQ, from the coding sequence ATGAAAAAGATAAGATACATGCTATGGGTAATGGCGGTGCTCATTACCCGGCAAGGCATGGCGCAAACCGATTGGGAGTTTGTAGGTCCTCGTTCAACCAACAAAACCGCAGACAACGGGTTTGAGACAGCTCAGTTCAATAACATCACCATCGATCCATACAACCCTTATCACCTGTTTGCCGGAAGCTGGTGGGGCGGCCTGTGGGAAAGCACAGACAGGGGCGCCAACTGGAGCCCGGTGGACATACGCCCGATGAACTGCAACGGCGTATCGGCAGTGACCTTTATCAGCAATACCCAGGTCATCATCGGGGATTCGTACCAGGAAAGCCGCTATGGTTCGAACAACGATATATGCAGAACCTATTCGAAAGCCGTATGGCTTTATAACTTTCAAACCTCAACCTGGACCAGCCTGGGAAGCTTACCGGCTCCTCCGGTAATACCGTTCTGCATCAAAAGCATTGCGGTATATCCCGGTAATGCAAACTATTTGTTTGTATGTACATCCGGTGGTTTGTTCCGGTCTTCCAACGCAGGTGTATCTTGGTCGGCCATTGCTGCGGCAAATGACTGGGTTGAAAACATCCTTTTTGTGCAGCAAGGCGGTTCCGGGAACTACAGTGCCTACATCGCTGGATCTTCGGGTGGAGCTATGCACTTGGGCAATGACTTGTTTCCCGGTGGAACCGTCATGGTCAAGGAATCCACAAACATAACCGGTGGTAGTCCCACGTTCACCGATTTATCTTCGAATTTCAGTATACCGGATTCTTTATCGGTTGCCAAAATGTGCAAGGCACCTGCGGATGCTTCCAACAATGTTCAGATCTTCCTGTATACCCTGACCACTGATACTGCGAGTTTCTCTAGAGGACAGGCATATATTCTCTCATTTAAAAAGAATATAAGCAGTGGGGTCTTATCCGGCTATAACAACTTAACGCCAAATGGGGCCGGTAGCCATGGTTCTGCCACCCGGATAGCGGTTGCCTATGATTCAACCAATAATGCGGTCTGGTTTGGAGGGGTAACCCTTTCCTATTTCAAGGTGAACACATCCCAGTTTGAAGAGGCAGTATACCCTTATTATTGGTACGCGCCAGGTTATTTGCATACGGATCTGCACGATTTCCAAATACAATCTTTTGATTCCCAACTGGAAATATATGTAGCATGTGATGGTGGAATTTCAAGATCGATCATCGGAACTTTTCTTAATGGGGTGCCTCCTCCAAGCCCTGATACTTTGAAATTGTATTTCAAAAACATCAACAATGGTCTTCATATGAGCATGGTGCGTGGTTTTTCAGGATCGGAAGCCAATCCCAACGTATACGCTTTAGGTGGGCAGGACATCATCAATGCAGACATATACGACGCTGCAACAGGCAAGAACCGGTACACCCATCAAACATGGGAAAATGATGGTGCGTTGATCGATAAATATGATGATAACAACATGTTTTTTGATGCGCGCTCTTACGATGCCTTGTATTATACATCAGAAAATGGTGGTGCCACTATTGAAGGCACAAAAAGTTTTTACCACCCGGCGCCTGGAAACACCTTTACCCAAGGTAACGCGGAGGGGCACATCGGTGGTCCTAATTTTGCCTTTCGCCAGTTCTTCCAAGATCCGTACAGACCGGGAAGGATCTATCATTCCAAATCACACCGGGGGATCAGTCAGTATGACCCAGTAAGCAAGACGTTTGTATACAAGATCGAACCCTGGTTGATTCAGCCGAACCTGGATTGGAATTGCTATATGGGTGAATGGAAGATCAAATCGTGGGATGCCGTGAAGGGCATGTCGTTCTCCCCGGAAACACCCAATAGCTTTTATTTCATCACCAATGGAGATGCAGCCTCCGCCACTTGTCCGTCACGCCCTTCGGTGCTGAAGTACATCGGAAACAACTTTGATGATTGCTGGAACGGACACAACCTGGCTACTTACACGGACGGAGCCGGTACCCATTCCCAATGGCAGAACATCACCCCCTCCTGGCGCGACCTGGGGATCACGGCAGACAAGGACAGCCTGGGCATCAACTTCATTGAAATCGCCACGAGCCCCTGGAACAAGGATGTTATTTATGTTATGCTGACGGTTCCCCACCACCCGGAATATGCCGTGCTGAAATATGATGGTGCCTCCTGGAGCAATTATAGTCAGGGCCTGCCGGCAGATGAAGTCGGCTTTTCTATGATCATGGACTACCAGAGCAACGACGGCTTGTATTTGTCTACCAACAAGCGGATATACTACAGGGAAGCCAACCCGGTGAGCCAATGGACGCCATTTAAAACAGGCATGCCCTATGTGCCGGCTCCACAGGTTGAGGTCAATTACTCCGAAAATACGGTTCGCGCCGGAACATTCGGGAGGGGGATCTGGAAAACCGGCCTGAAATGTCCGGACCTGGAAATCCTCAGTTTTAATAACACCACGGTGGCGCCCGGATATTCCCAGGCAATGACGATTACTGCCACCAATACCACCATTGTTCCGGGAAAAACCATCTTCAGGGCTGCGAATTCCATCACCCTGAACCCGAATTTCATTGCGGACGCCTCCGCAGGGGACCTGATGTTCTTCGGTTACATTCACGGCTGCTCAGGTCCGGGAAATTCACTTGAAGTGGTGCACAATGACCTGATGGATGTGATCCAGGGAATGGAGGAAGAAGAACTAGAAGCAGAAGGAGGTGTGGTAGCCATTCCCAACCCCAGCAACGGTACATTAACCCTTTCCTTCGACGGGGAAGGGGAGAAGGATGTATTTATCTACGACCTGAAAGGCGGGCTCGTTTTCAAGAAGGAAAACATATGCGGAAGTTCATTAAAAGTGGATATTTCTGATCAGCCCCGGGGCGTGTATGTCACAAAAGTGGTTGCCGGCAATCACATCTTCACCGGGAAAATATTGGTGCAATAA
- a CDS encoding TIGR01777 family protein has translation MRQIVIAGGSGFIGNALVSHFLQQGDHVIVLSRGRGPERKNLTWCRWDGRTVGDWSFYLEQADALINLCGRSVDCRYSAKNRKEILESRLFSTRVLGKAVAACKRPPGVWLQMASATIYRHAEDRPMDEVTGEIGSGFSVDVCQAWEREFNQLNLPETRKVLMRTSLVLGQKGGALTPLHHLVRFGLGGKQGSGRQMFSWIHIHDLVRAVEFLLQREQLAGPFNVTAPEPLPNREIMRALRTVNRRPFGISLPVWALEVGAFFIRTETELILKSRWVVPKRLTDAGFRFAFPDLKTALSDITGR, from the coding sequence ATGAGACAGATCGTGATAGCAGGCGGCTCCGGTTTCATCGGAAATGCCCTGGTTTCGCACTTCCTTCAACAGGGCGACCATGTGATTGTGCTGTCACGTGGTCGCGGTCCGGAACGGAAAAACCTCACCTGGTGCCGGTGGGACGGTCGCACCGTGGGCGATTGGAGTTTCTACCTGGAGCAGGCGGATGCCCTTATCAACCTATGTGGCCGTTCGGTGGATTGCCGTTATTCTGCCAAGAACAGAAAGGAGATCCTTGAGTCGAGGTTGTTCTCCACCCGGGTGCTGGGAAAAGCAGTAGCTGCTTGTAAACGCCCGCCGGGGGTATGGCTGCAAATGGCATCGGCCACCATCTACCGGCATGCGGAAGACCGCCCGATGGATGAGGTTACGGGAGAGATCGGAAGCGGCTTTTCAGTAGATGTTTGCCAGGCATGGGAAAGGGAATTCAACCAATTGAACCTGCCGGAAACACGCAAAGTATTGATGCGTACTTCCCTCGTATTGGGTCAGAAGGGAGGAGCATTAACCCCGCTGCATCATCTGGTGAGGTTTGGTTTGGGAGGAAAACAAGGAAGTGGTCGGCAAATGTTCAGCTGGATTCACATACACGACCTGGTACGTGCAGTTGAGTTTCTATTGCAACGGGAGCAACTCGCCGGTCCGTTCAACGTAACGGCTCCGGAGCCGTTACCAAACAGGGAAATTATGCGGGCATTGCGCACTGTCAATCGACGTCCTTTTGGCATTTCTCTCCCTGTCTGGGCGCTGGAGGTGGGTGCTTTCTTCATCCGTACCGAAACCGAGCTGATCCTGAAAAGCCGTTGGGTGGTTCCGAAAAGGTTGACGGATGCAGGGTTTCGCTTTGCCTTTCCTGATCTGAAGACAGCCTTGTCGGACATCACCGGACGTTGA
- a CDS encoding transcriptional regulator, with protein MDYEEAKRTFIQTWGSLGSQWGTNRTMAQIHALLLLSPEALSTEDIMKELNISRGNANMNVRTLIDWGIVRKELKPGERMEYFVAIKDIWEVARRVSRERRRRELEPMMQAVSELKALKDDGRKKEVQELKKIVADVSEFSGNIDSMLVKFEKSDNNWFTRTFMKLLQ; from the coding sequence ATGGATTACGAAGAAGCCAAACGCACATTCATTCAAACCTGGGGCAGCCTGGGCAGCCAGTGGGGCACCAACCGTACCATGGCTCAGATCCATGCCCTCCTGCTGCTATCTCCGGAGGCATTGTCTACCGAAGACATCATGAAAGAGTTGAACATTTCCAGGGGCAATGCGAACATGAATGTGCGCACGCTGATCGACTGGGGCATTGTTCGAAAGGAATTGAAACCCGGTGAACGCATGGAGTACTTCGTGGCCATCAAAGACATCTGGGAAGTGGCACGCCGCGTATCCAGGGAAAGGAGAAGGAGGGAGCTGGAACCCATGATGCAGGCGGTGAGTGAGCTGAAAGCGCTGAAAGATGACGGAAGAAAAAAGGAAGTACAGGAGTTGAAGAAGATCGTGGCAGACGTGAGCGAATTCTCAGGCAACATCGACAGCATGCTGGTGAAATTTGAAAAGAGTGATAACAACTGGTTCACACGCACTTTCATGAAACTGCTCCAGTGA